The Alkalinema sp. FACHB-956 genome includes a region encoding these proteins:
- a CDS encoding tyrosine-type recombinase/integrase: MTNRHGQKRLKLQGRFNPAFNPDALVFTTTKGTAIDDHNFSQRIWRSVLTQAGILHRPPYTCRHSMASYAIDQGASLPDVAYLMGHRNTAMVSKVYGHTVKRPKLPRLGL, encoded by the coding sequence ATCACCAATCGGCACGGGCAAAAGCGTCTGAAGCTGCAAGGTCGTTTTAACCCCGCATTCAACCCCGACGCACTGGTGTTCACCACGACCAAGGGCACGGCGATCGACGATCACAACTTCTCCCAACGAATTTGGCGGTCAGTCCTAACCCAAGCAGGCATTCTGCACCGTCCCCCCTACACTTGCCGTCACAGCATGGCCAGTTACGCCATTGACCAAGGGGCAAGCTTGCCTGATGTGGCTTATCTCATGGGTCACCGGAACACGGCCATGGTCAGCAAAGTTTATGGGCATACC